Proteins co-encoded in one Parascardovia denticolens DSM 10105 = JCM 12538 genomic window:
- a CDS encoding LTA synthase family protein, which translates to MGIEDQEQKAKVESIEEQRTESEKSSQSQEYNAVNASGSSSPVRWWYKITDPRDSGLQKLVKRLKTKRHHSKHVEEKTASPAPCVIFSIFRLIVIVVVFCLLVSSSVRLLQWAINAYTTVDNIPAYSFQDLFSHDYRNSLLRQAGDPGGVEGRVFLNQILYGAIYLLFFAIFNHFWLATGLYSTLVIVFAAATRIKVALRDEQVLPSDLTIVGGNAGQVGSFVPPSYIPMIRTAILAIVSLWVICALLWWIFGSCRLVWWDANKKIWVPTRIIVAILPIIICVSFAQGFGNPGSWSWTFAQSKGDVPILYDAVPDGQQNGPLVSFLRYVSPKVMDKPQNYSQQTMESLAAKYKNIAKTINENRKAKLTDSTVIFVLSESYSDPTRVPGISLNEDPLPFVRQTKANTTSGLMLSSGYGGGTANLEFQELTGMSTSNFSASLTSPYQQLVPRMAWAPSFNQIWNSEYAKESGVASQAVHPNWGSMYMRNSDFKKFKFKHFYTAHGPEYIKHQDKIDRNPYTSDASAYQEVLDLLNNKITYKHPQFIQLTTMQNHMGFENWYDNNQFQASSTTGQQLSDAEKTHIQTYAKGVNHTDQAVKDFLESLDKLDKPITIVWYGDHLPGIYDNEIKDAKNNLLMHETDYFIWSNASSRNAGIGLANSQNQYTSPNYFAAQAAEHMGAKVSPYLAFLTQMHHAIPAMEPAIYASTDWSSISAQDPATFLDSDGNRISSSKLSKEQKDLLADYKLIQYDITAGKHYLKDSDFMALPR; encoded by the coding sequence ATGGGTATCGAGGATCAGGAACAGAAGGCGAAAGTAGAATCCATAGAAGAACAGAGAACTGAATCCGAAAAGAGCTCGCAGTCGCAAGAATATAACGCTGTAAACGCCAGTGGCTCCTCCTCACCAGTTCGTTGGTGGTATAAAATCACCGACCCGCGTGACAGCGGGTTACAGAAGCTGGTAAAGAGACTTAAGACGAAGAGACATCATTCAAAGCATGTGGAAGAAAAGACGGCGTCCCCGGCTCCTTGCGTCATCTTTTCGATTTTTCGTCTCATCGTGATAGTGGTTGTCTTTTGTCTTCTGGTTTCCTCTAGTGTGAGGCTGCTTCAATGGGCTATTAATGCGTATACGACGGTGGATAATATTCCGGCATACAGCTTCCAGGATTTATTCAGTCATGATTATCGCAATAGCCTTTTGCGCCAAGCCGGGGACCCGGGGGGCGTAGAAGGGCGCGTTTTTCTCAATCAAATCCTTTACGGCGCTATATATCTTCTGTTTTTCGCTATTTTTAATCATTTCTGGTTGGCCACAGGTCTGTATTCAACGCTGGTCATCGTTTTTGCAGCTGCCACTCGGATTAAGGTTGCGCTGCGCGATGAGCAGGTTCTCCCATCCGATTTAACGATTGTCGGAGGTAATGCCGGACAGGTGGGGTCCTTCGTTCCGCCATCCTATATACCCATGATTCGTACGGCGATACTCGCCATTGTGTCTTTGTGGGTTATCTGCGCCCTGCTTTGGTGGATTTTCGGAAGTTGCAGACTTGTTTGGTGGGACGCGAATAAGAAGATCTGGGTTCCTACGAGAATCATCGTTGCAATCCTTCCTATTATCATCTGTGTCTCTTTCGCTCAAGGCTTTGGTAATCCTGGGAGTTGGTCCTGGACCTTTGCGCAAAGCAAAGGAGATGTACCTATTCTGTATGATGCGGTTCCAGACGGTCAACAAAATGGGCCTCTTGTTTCTTTCCTCCGTTATGTTTCTCCGAAGGTGATGGATAAACCCCAGAATTATTCTCAACAGACGATGGAATCCCTCGCCGCGAAATACAAGAATATTGCGAAGACGATTAATGAGAATCGCAAAGCTAAACTTACGGATAGCACGGTTATTTTCGTCCTTTCCGAATCATACTCCGATCCGACTCGTGTGCCGGGTATTTCTTTGAACGAAGATCCGTTGCCGTTTGTTCGGCAGACCAAAGCCAACACCACTTCCGGTCTTATGCTTTCTTCTGGCTACGGTGGTGGAACAGCGAACCTCGAGTTCCAAGAGTTGACGGGAATGTCCACATCGAACTTTTCCGCATCCCTGACATCCCCCTATCAGCAACTTGTGCCACGGATGGCATGGGCGCCGAGTTTTAATCAGATTTGGAACTCGGAATATGCCAAGGAATCCGGTGTGGCGTCGCAGGCAGTACATCCCAACTGGGGAAGTATGTATATGCGGAATTCCGATTTCAAAAAATTTAAGTTCAAGCACTTCTACACCGCCCATGGCCCTGAATATATCAAGCATCAGGATAAGATCGACCGCAATCCTTATACCTCCGATGCCTCCGCTTATCAGGAAGTGCTGGATCTTTTGAATAACAAGATAACTTACAAGCATCCACAGTTCATCCAATTGACAACGATGCAGAATCACATGGGTTTTGAGAATTGGTATGACAATAACCAATTCCAAGCTTCATCGACGACAGGGCAACAGTTGAGTGATGCCGAGAAGACCCATATCCAAACCTATGCTAAAGGGGTGAACCACACGGATCAAGCGGTGAAGGACTTCTTAGAGAGCCTTGATAAGCTTGATAAGCCGATTACCATTGTATGGTATGGCGATCACCTTCCTGGGATTTATGATAATGAGATTAAGGATGCGAAGAATAACCTGTTGATGCATGAGACGGACTACTTTATTTGGTCCAATGCTTCCAGCCGCAATGCGGGAATCGGACTTGCGAACTCCCAGAACCAATATACTTCTCCGAATTATTTTGCGGCGCAAGCAGCGGAACATATGGGGGCTAAAGTTTCGCCCTATCTCGCCTTCTTGACACAGATGCACCATGCGATTCCCGCCATGGAACCTGCGATATACGCCAGTACGGATTGGAGTTCAATCAGCGCCCAGGATCCTGCTACTTTTCTCGATTCAGATGGGAATAGGATCAGCAGCTCCAAGCTTAGCAAGGAGCAGAAGGATTTACTGGCGGATTATAAGCTGATTCAGTATGATATAACCGCTGGCAAGCATTATCTGAAAGATTCAGACTTTATGGCTCTTCCTAGATAA
- a CDS encoding RICIN domain-containing protein, translated as MVRMGSHQDENGMAQARAGKGGKTFGRFMASLLAVSLGVAALAPALSARTAWADSAVASQVQAAGQAQEQTQGQGQEPTRPSNQAQGEVQGQTLPQTVATSVPNDAVVVSPTLAASPDGTVYQTQTGRKVSAQEAESVAGTSAVPADPLAKTGGDSFIPVEVSELRQSQRNGQQGSQPNSQQNNQPSSFEASALVVRKKSTKTRGTINPSAWASGPYWGSANGTPAFYNANGSLFAQRAKRVIDVSSWQGNVDWAAVKAAGIQGAIIRIGYGNDIADSKAQRNISECRRLGIPFGLYHYSYAYNASFAAAEGESVARFLKRYGVSVKDLAYPIYYDLEAWSWSEHTRPSDPATYRGIVNAFYAALTKAGYGSRLGVYSYTSYLTTALNDSSIHQKTSWVAQYGANMGFTGLTSDFRGWQYSSQGTVKGVSGSVDLNAFGYSTAASSESSGSSSNQGRGINMARLPIVTVPNGIYYVNVQQKDSVSLDVNAGSRANGQAMQIYRWNNSTAQRFRFIRQRNGSYVITNVNSGKALDVSGSRTYDRAKVQQWSVNGAAAQRWFIRDASDGYYLQSALGNWVLDMANGSTADFTSVRLFTPNGTKAQKFQLASSINLPQGRAMRISSDVDPGRVIDIPSGSRADSTRAQLYSWLGGSAQLYTFRQVGNGVYTMTNINSGKVLEVAGARSANGSVVQQYSSNGGANQHWQLRSATGASSGASASSAFSSLGFVGSGSGKYLDLPAGRATNGVGLQIWQNTNASAQRWTVSEARTGAALAYDHRGDLPDGTYTFGAGADSSYKLDLSGGSRKAGANIQVWKSNGAAAQRWRVTHDRDGYVVLTSAVSGLSADVAGGRLASGTNVRQWYVNGAAAQRWVAVRNANGSYTFISALRASSSSTEAYALDLANGSAASGTNVRLWKANDSRAQQWWAGK; from the coding sequence ATGGTCAGGATGGGATCTCATCAGGACGAAAACGGGATGGCTCAGGCCAGGGCAGGCAAGGGCGGAAAGACCTTCGGCCGGTTTATGGCGTCCCTCCTCGCCGTTTCTTTGGGCGTGGCCGCCTTGGCCCCTGCCTTGTCCGCCCGGACGGCTTGGGCCGATTCCGCAGTGGCGTCCCAAGTCCAGGCAGCCGGTCAAGCGCAGGAGCAGACACAGGGCCAGGGCCAGGAGCCTACCCGGCCGTCCAACCAAGCGCAAGGCGAGGTCCAAGGGCAGACTCTGCCGCAGACGGTGGCGACGTCCGTCCCCAATGACGCGGTGGTGGTTTCCCCCACCTTGGCCGCCAGCCCTGACGGGACCGTCTATCAGACCCAGACCGGGCGGAAGGTGTCCGCTCAGGAAGCGGAATCGGTGGCCGGTACCTCCGCCGTCCCGGCCGATCCTCTGGCCAAGACCGGGGGAGATTCCTTCATCCCGGTGGAAGTCAGCGAGCTGCGTCAATCCCAGCGAAATGGTCAGCAAGGCAGTCAACCAAACAGCCAGCAAAACAATCAGCCGTCAAGCTTCGAAGCCTCCGCCCTCGTGGTCAGGAAGAAGTCGACGAAAACGAGAGGGACCATCAACCCCTCCGCCTGGGCGAGCGGCCCCTACTGGGGGAGCGCCAACGGGACCCCCGCCTTCTACAACGCCAACGGGTCCCTGTTCGCGCAAAGGGCCAAGCGGGTCATCGACGTCTCCTCCTGGCAGGGGAACGTGGACTGGGCGGCCGTCAAAGCCGCGGGCATCCAAGGGGCCATCATCCGCATCGGTTACGGCAACGACATCGCCGATTCCAAGGCCCAACGCAACATCTCCGAATGCCGCCGCCTGGGCATCCCCTTCGGCCTGTATCACTATTCCTACGCCTACAACGCCTCCTTCGCGGCGGCCGAGGGCGAATCCGTCGCCCGCTTCCTCAAACGGTACGGGGTCAGCGTCAAAGACCTGGCCTATCCCATCTATTACGACCTGGAAGCCTGGTCCTGGAGCGAACATACCAGGCCTTCGGATCCGGCCACTTACCGGGGCATCGTCAACGCCTTCTACGCGGCTTTGACGAAGGCCGGCTACGGGTCTCGACTGGGCGTTTATTCCTACACCTCCTATCTGACCACGGCTTTGAACGACTCCAGCATCCATCAGAAGACCAGTTGGGTGGCCCAGTACGGGGCGAACATGGGGTTCACCGGCTTGACCTCGGACTTCCGCGGATGGCAATACAGCTCACAGGGGACGGTCAAAGGGGTCTCCGGTTCCGTGGATCTCAACGCTTTCGGCTACTCCACCGCCGCTTCTTCGGAATCCTCCGGTTCCTCCAGCAACCAAGGCCGGGGGATCAACATGGCCAGGCTGCCCATCGTGACCGTCCCCAACGGGATTTACTACGTCAACGTCCAGCAGAAGGATTCCGTCTCCTTGGACGTCAACGCCGGCAGCCGGGCGAATGGGCAGGCCATGCAGATCTACCGCTGGAACAACTCCACCGCCCAGCGGTTCCGCTTCATCCGGCAGAGGAACGGCAGCTATGTGATCACCAACGTCAATTCCGGCAAAGCCCTGGACGTCAGTGGGTCCCGGACTTATGACCGGGCCAAGGTCCAACAGTGGTCGGTCAACGGGGCCGCGGCCCAGCGCTGGTTCATCCGGGACGCCTCGGATGGCTACTACCTGCAGTCCGCCCTGGGCAACTGGGTTCTGGATATGGCCAACGGGTCCACGGCGGATTTCACCTCCGTCCGGCTTTTCACCCCCAACGGGACCAAGGCCCAGAAATTCCAACTGGCTTCGTCCATCAACCTGCCTCAGGGGCGGGCCATGCGGATCTCCTCCGACGTGGATCCCGGCCGGGTGATCGACATCCCCAGCGGATCCCGGGCGGATTCCACCAGGGCCCAGCTTTACAGCTGGCTGGGCGGCTCGGCCCAGCTGTACACCTTCCGGCAGGTGGGCAACGGGGTGTATACGATGACCAACATCAACTCGGGCAAGGTCCTGGAAGTGGCCGGGGCCAGGAGCGCGAACGGGTCCGTCGTGCAGCAGTATTCCTCCAATGGCGGGGCCAATCAGCACTGGCAGCTGAGGTCGGCCACCGGGGCTTCCTCGGGCGCTTCCGCTTCCTCCGCTTTCTCTTCCCTAGGATTCGTCGGGTCCGGGTCCGGCAAATATCTGGACCTGCCCGCCGGCAGGGCGACCAACGGGGTCGGCTTGCAGATCTGGCAGAACACCAATGCCTCGGCCCAGCGGTGGACCGTGTCCGAAGCGCGGACCGGGGCCGCCTTGGCTTACGACCATCGCGGCGACCTGCCCGATGGGACTTATACTTTCGGGGCGGGGGCGGACTCTTCCTATAAGCTCGACCTGTCCGGCGGTTCGCGTAAGGCCGGGGCCAACATCCAAGTCTGGAAGTCCAATGGGGCTGCAGCCCAGCGCTGGCGGGTGACCCATGACCGGGACGGGTACGTGGTCCTGACGTCGGCGGTCTCCGGCCTCAGCGCCGACGTGGCCGGCGGCAGGCTGGCCTCGGGGACGAATGTGCGCCAATGGTACGTCAATGGGGCTGCGGCCCAGCGATGGGTGGCGGTCCGTAACGCCAATGGCAGCTATACCTTCATTTCCGCCCTAAGGGCATCTTCCTCCTCCACCGAGGCCTATGCCCTTGACCTCGCCAACGGTTCGGCCGCGAGCGGAACCAACGTCCGCCTGTGGAAGGCCAACGATTCCCGGGCCCAGCAGTGGTGGGCGGGGAAGTGA
- a CDS encoding ATP-binding protein → MVLDDLEVSFEDLNPFVPGAGRQPRELLGRDEEFEHVAVLIRRTQRRLPNRGVILTGLRGMGKTVLMRRMQELCDQGGLITAWVEARREGAADDAAHAIMDELKAGSQSLLSPSLREKVQRVIESIGSISLGALGVSVGLSKDEENTRRESLLRQMNALISHLAASAKSEKSGVVLFVDELQDMSPAVLGELISLQHEAGQRDLPFYLIGGGLPNLPRVLTRSRSYAERLFEYRRIGSLPDEVSRQVFQQTAQSVGSSFDQDALDLLVGLAQGYPFFIQAYGDSTWDAARDGRLDLQAVKRGMPQARAQLDTGLYSARWQRASAAGQGYLRAMAEIGAAEGSGDEVLSSRVAQRLGRTLSALSPVRATLIGQGLIYMPRNGAVAFTVPHMGEFVLRQKGL, encoded by the coding sequence ATGGTGCTTGATGATCTGGAGGTCTCTTTCGAAGACCTGAACCCTTTTGTGCCTGGGGCCGGCCGGCAGCCCAGGGAGCTCCTAGGCCGCGATGAGGAGTTCGAGCATGTGGCCGTGCTGATCCGCCGCACCCAGCGGAGACTGCCCAACCGGGGCGTCATCCTGACCGGCCTGCGGGGCATGGGCAAGACCGTCCTCATGAGGCGGATGCAGGAGCTGTGCGACCAAGGTGGGCTCATCACCGCCTGGGTGGAGGCCCGCAGGGAAGGGGCCGCCGACGACGCGGCCCACGCCATCATGGACGAGCTGAAAGCCGGGTCCCAGAGCCTGCTTTCGCCCAGCTTGCGGGAGAAGGTCCAGCGGGTGATCGAAAGCATCGGCTCCATCTCGCTGGGGGCGTTGGGAGTGTCCGTCGGCCTGTCCAAGGACGAGGAGAACACCCGGCGCGAATCCCTGCTGAGGCAGATGAACGCCCTGATCAGCCATCTGGCCGCCAGCGCCAAAAGCGAGAAGAGCGGGGTCGTTCTTTTCGTGGATGAACTCCAAGACATGTCTCCCGCGGTTTTGGGCGAGCTGATCTCCCTCCAGCATGAGGCCGGTCAGCGGGACCTGCCTTTCTACCTGATCGGCGGCGGTCTGCCGAACCTCCCCCGCGTCCTGACCCGGTCCCGTTCTTACGCCGAGCGCCTGTTCGAGTACCGGCGGATCGGGTCTCTGCCGGATGAGGTCAGCCGTCAGGTTTTCCAGCAGACGGCCCAGTCGGTCGGTTCTTCTTTTGACCAGGACGCCTTGGATCTGTTGGTCGGGCTGGCTCAGGGCTATCCCTTCTTCATTCAGGCTTATGGGGACAGCACATGGGATGCGGCTCGCGATGGCCGCCTGGACCTGCAGGCGGTGAAGCGGGGGATGCCTCAGGCACGGGCCCAGCTGGATACGGGCCTGTATTCGGCCCGGTGGCAGAGGGCCAGCGCCGCCGGCCAGGGGTATTTGCGGGCGATGGCGGAGATCGGGGCCGCGGAAGGCTCCGGCGATGAGGTGCTCAGCTCCCGCGTGGCTCAACGCTTGGGGCGGACTTTGAGCGCCCTGTCCCCGGTAAGGGCCACTTTGATCGGCCAGGGGTTGATTTACATGCCCCGCAATGGGGCGGTGGCATTCACCGTTCCGCATATGGGGGAGTTCGTTTTGCGGCAGAAGGGTTTGTGA
- a CDS encoding sugar transferase, with translation MSEDATSAGSHSEQASYFDGSFLSTSDIPIVDFRNRQQAQSTRAGLDGQVGNGRDSVSPSPHSSHGASAADTETIDRVSESFPSFVAHETRTERYPYGSAPTDFEPTIDTSADPLAGASADASAGIPTGASAVVPTGSGRSAWFRPQGRDRGQAGNRRDGDRQRRNQQEAAGESGRRTKPMVFATSRTSGARMAHLADWRPYYMIAVALLDVIVVAVSFGLSWLLVRWISPSSLHNPLAHRPAVSWLFLIICLSWLLAFGVCKLYTTHVMDEGMEMYSNITNAALSAVFISCAALFIIRWQPPRGLFLVTMLIAYALALVERWLMRRFLHGMRRHGRDYYTTVIVGSPAGIRRMIDKLASTTSIGYRPIAVCPIVYDSQDRRIYTDEFLPRNAGEEKLLLIPFNLHLPQNALKSGAHTLMVVDVIDRESELMRALALAAGSQGLELAMEADTADIASSALHLRHNTQVPVLTAQLPQYSALFRLAKRLVDLLISTVGLILTSWIMLLATIAIKVEDHGPAIYEQKRVGLYGKPFTIYKFRSMYVDADKRDVALAAESGKEHGVLFKLKDDPRITRVGRFIRKTSIDELPQLWNVFKGDMSIVGPRPQQKYEVDQYGTLYATRLLVKPGITGLWQVSGRSNLGPEESEYLDVSYVENWSLTGDFVIMVKTVKTIFTGDGAY, from the coding sequence GTGTCCGAAGACGCGACTTCCGCGGGTTCGCACAGCGAGCAAGCGAGCTACTTCGACGGCTCGTTTCTCTCCACGTCCGACATCCCGATCGTGGATTTCCGCAACCGCCAGCAGGCTCAGTCGACGCGGGCTGGGCTTGATGGGCAGGTGGGCAACGGGCGGGATTCCGTGAGCCCTTCCCCTCATTCTTCCCATGGCGCCTCCGCGGCCGACACCGAGACCATCGATCGGGTATCCGAAAGTTTCCCTTCCTTCGTAGCGCATGAAACCCGCACGGAACGCTACCCTTACGGGTCCGCTCCGACCGATTTCGAACCGACCATCGACACTTCCGCTGATCCTTTGGCCGGCGCTTCCGCTGACGCCTCTGCTGGCATTCCAACTGGCGCCTCGGCCGTGGTTCCGACTGGCTCCGGGCGAAGCGCCTGGTTCCGCCCGCAGGGGCGGGACCGGGGCCAGGCCGGGAATCGGCGCGATGGGGACCGGCAAAGGAGGAATCAGCAAGAGGCGGCGGGCGAGAGCGGTCGGCGGACCAAACCCATGGTCTTCGCCACGTCCCGCACGTCCGGGGCCAGGATGGCCCATCTGGCCGACTGGCGTCCCTACTATATGATCGCCGTCGCCCTCCTGGATGTAATCGTGGTCGCCGTCTCCTTCGGCCTGTCCTGGCTGCTCGTGCGCTGGATCAGCCCCTCCTCCCTCCATAACCCTTTGGCCCATCGTCCGGCCGTTTCCTGGCTTTTCCTGATCATCTGCCTGTCCTGGCTGCTCGCTTTCGGGGTCTGCAAGCTTTATACCACCCACGTGATGGATGAAGGCATGGAGATGTATTCCAACATCACCAACGCCGCCCTGTCCGCGGTCTTCATCTCCTGCGCCGCCTTGTTCATCATCCGCTGGCAGCCTCCCCGCGGCCTCTTCCTGGTGACCATGCTCATCGCCTATGCGCTGGCCCTGGTGGAACGTTGGCTCATGCGCCGCTTCCTTCACGGCATGCGCAGGCATGGCCGGGATTATTACACGACCGTCATCGTCGGCTCCCCGGCAGGAATCCGCCGGATGATCGACAAGCTGGCCTCGACCACCAGCATCGGCTACCGGCCCATCGCCGTGTGCCCCATCGTCTATGACTCCCAAGACCGCCGCATCTACACGGATGAATTCCTCCCCCGCAACGCCGGGGAAGAGAAGCTCCTGCTCATCCCCTTCAACCTGCATCTGCCGCAGAACGCCTTGAAGTCCGGCGCCCATACCCTTATGGTGGTGGATGTGATCGACCGTGAGTCCGAACTCATGCGCGCTCTGGCCCTGGCCGCCGGCTCTCAAGGCCTGGAGCTGGCCATGGAGGCCGACACCGCTGACATCGCCTCCAGCGCCCTCCACTTGCGCCACAACACCCAGGTGCCGGTCCTGACCGCACAGCTGCCGCAGTATTCGGCCCTTTTCCGCCTGGCCAAGCGGCTGGTGGACCTGCTCATCTCCACCGTTGGCCTGATCCTCACTTCCTGGATCATGCTCCTGGCCACCATCGCCATCAAGGTCGAAGACCACGGCCCGGCCATCTACGAACAGAAGCGGGTGGGCCTGTACGGCAAGCCATTCACCATCTACAAGTTCCGTTCCATGTATGTGGACGCAGACAAACGCGACGTCGCCCTGGCCGCCGAATCCGGCAAGGAGCACGGGGTCCTCTTCAAGCTCAAGGATGACCCCCGCATCACCAGGGTGGGCAGATTCATCCGCAAGACTTCCATCGACGAGCTCCCGCAGCTGTGGAACGTCTTCAAGGGGGACATGAGCATCGTCGGCCCCCGGCCGCAGCAGAAATACGAGGTTGACCAGTACGGGACCCTTTACGCCACCCGCCTTTTGGTCAAGCCCGGCATCACCGGCTTGTGGCAGGTGTCCGGCCGGTCCAACCTCGGCCCTGAGGAGTCGGAGTATCTGGACGTCTCCTATGTGGAGAACTGGTCTTTGACCGGGGACTTCGTCATCATGGTGAAGACGGTCAAGACCATTTTCACGGGCGACGGGGCTTATTAG
- a CDS encoding DUF4422 domain-containing protein has protein sequence MEQDQDRAGRDQEAAAPLPPARIRVAVAAHKPYPMPQDELYLPMQVGKALHPDLSLADPVSGRPFTPDDSGDNISSQNAYYSELTALYWMWKNDPSAYKGLAHYRRHFASGTRRQGVQQGFKRQIVAYEEVARLLRTTDIILPRKRNYYIETIQSHYSHTMHDGARQLDVTRRILQELAPQYLPAFDWVMAGRSAHIFNMFIMKADKFDSYCAFLFPVLQELAGRIDPAQYDGFDSRFLGRISERLLDVWLLTNRCSYAVLPVVSPERVDWWKKGTSFLAAKFGRKQYGKSF, from the coding sequence ATGGAACAAGATCAAGACAGGGCAGGGCGCGATCAAGAGGCGGCCGCCCCCTTGCCTCCCGCCCGCATCCGCGTGGCCGTGGCCGCCCATAAGCCTTACCCCATGCCGCAGGACGAACTGTACCTGCCCATGCAGGTGGGCAAGGCCCTGCATCCGGACCTTTCGCTGGCTGACCCGGTCTCCGGTCGGCCGTTCACCCCGGATGACAGCGGGGACAACATCTCCTCCCAGAATGCCTACTACAGCGAACTGACCGCCCTTTACTGGATGTGGAAGAACGACCCCTCCGCCTACAAAGGGCTGGCCCACTATCGCCGGCATTTCGCCAGCGGGACGCGTCGCCAAGGGGTACAGCAGGGCTTCAAACGACAGATCGTCGCCTATGAGGAAGTGGCCCGTCTGTTAAGGACCACCGATATCATCCTGCCCAGGAAGCGGAACTACTACATCGAGACTATCCAGTCCCATTACTCCCATACCATGCACGACGGCGCCCGCCAGCTGGACGTCACCCGGCGGATCCTGCAGGAGCTGGCCCCGCAGTACCTGCCCGCCTTCGACTGGGTGATGGCCGGCCGAAGCGCCCACATCTTCAACATGTTCATCATGAAGGCCGATAAATTTGATTCCTACTGCGCCTTCCTCTTCCCCGTCCTGCAAGAGCTTGCCGGGCGGATCGACCCGGCCCAGTACGACGGCTTCGACTCCCGTTTCCTGGGGAGGATCAGCGAAAGGCTCCTGGACGTTTGGCTGCTCACCAACCGATGCTCTTATGCGGTATTGCCGGTGGTCAGCCCGGAGCGGGTCGACTGGTGGAAGAAGGGAACCTCCTTCCTAGCGGCCAAATTCGGCAGGAAGCAGTACGGAAAGAGTTTCTGA
- a CDS encoding DUF4012 domain-containing protein, with protein sequence MAMHNQGQMKKSGKRHHPIRWILLIILLLVLLGGAYCGLTFYKEAKQVQAHEQKAISALQSVASQGNVANLINAQGDEDLKKLDSSISTARNETKAAQTIAHGRLWAFASRIPFLRNDIVNVQGLTDIAHNLAADSLPQFTGIVQGLKGASFSSGNGELNLAPIMATGAKLTSVNASLQTQVAALNKLPQPRIPQIKKANQKASKAILGLSGKINTVTGLTNSLPSLLGVNEARSYLVIAQTSSEARSGGGLVGSVGTLKADKGVITIGAFHANSEFKNWGTVSNLVTPAQCQALVCDGYPWYGHYINDVSVNPNFPDTAALVKQMWNYQGFGDTTADGVISLDPVALQKIIRVTGNVTMGNGKVLTGQDTAQYLLNQVYIDVPVAYQNAYFESVVSQVTKNAFSHMTAKKMLQLADVMTESAQWRHLYVWSFHKEDLSALRQAGVTGEVNQESTVNATGIYNEEMIPSKMDWYIRRTTTIKKTGSDPQGATYHVTSVVRNTLSPSVAPTLPKYITLHFDGQSRLRMYIYPPKGGHLSNVRFSNGTTLKSFPLDGRTIYRADPSTLMPGQSVTIDYDVTCAPGSSKLVLDQSPMGIEDPQVTYQY encoded by the coding sequence ATGGCTATGCATAACCAAGGTCAGATGAAAAAAAGCGGGAAAAGGCATCACCCCATCCGGTGGATCCTGCTGATCATCCTGCTTTTGGTCCTCCTGGGGGGAGCCTACTGCGGCCTGACCTTCTATAAAGAGGCCAAGCAGGTGCAGGCCCATGAGCAGAAGGCCATCTCCGCCCTGCAATCCGTCGCTTCCCAAGGCAATGTGGCCAACCTCATCAACGCCCAAGGAGACGAAGACCTCAAAAAACTCGATTCCAGCATCTCCACAGCCCGGAACGAAACGAAGGCCGCCCAGACCATCGCCCACGGGCGTCTGTGGGCTTTCGCCTCCCGGATCCCCTTCCTCAGGAACGACATCGTCAACGTGCAGGGCCTGACCGATATCGCCCATAACCTGGCCGCGGATTCCCTGCCCCAGTTCACCGGCATCGTCCAAGGGCTGAAAGGGGCCTCCTTCTCTTCCGGCAACGGCGAACTCAACCTGGCCCCCATCATGGCCACGGGGGCCAAGCTGACTTCCGTTAATGCCAGCCTGCAGACCCAGGTGGCAGCCTTGAACAAACTGCCCCAGCCCCGGATCCCACAAATCAAGAAAGCCAATCAAAAGGCCAGCAAGGCGATTCTGGGCCTGAGCGGCAAAATCAACACGGTGACCGGCCTGACCAACTCCTTGCCCAGCCTCCTGGGGGTCAACGAGGCCCGTTCTTATCTGGTCATCGCCCAGACTTCATCCGAAGCCCGTTCCGGCGGCGGTCTGGTCGGGTCCGTGGGGACCTTGAAGGCCGACAAGGGGGTCATCACCATCGGCGCCTTCCACGCCAACTCTGAGTTCAAGAACTGGGGGACCGTCTCCAACTTGGTGACGCCCGCCCAATGCCAGGCCCTGGTTTGCGACGGATACCCCTGGTACGGCCATTACATCAACGACGTTTCGGTCAACCCCAACTTCCCCGACACCGCCGCCCTGGTCAAGCAGATGTGGAACTACCAAGGGTTCGGCGACACCACAGCCGACGGGGTGATCTCCCTCGACCCGGTGGCCCTGCAGAAGATCATCCGGGTGACCGGCAACGTGACCATGGGCAACGGCAAGGTCCTGACCGGCCAGGACACCGCCCAGTACCTGCTCAACCAGGTCTACATAGACGTGCCGGTGGCCTATCAGAACGCTTACTTCGAATCCGTGGTCTCCCAGGTGACCAAGAACGCCTTCTCCCATATGACGGCCAAGAAGATGCTCCAACTGGCTGACGTCATGACCGAATCCGCCCAGTGGCGTCACCTTTACGTCTGGTCCTTCCACAAGGAGGACCTGTCCGCCCTCCGTCAGGCGGGGGTGACCGGGGAGGTCAACCAGGAGTCGACCGTCAACGCGACCGGCATCTACAACGAGGAGATGATCCCTTCCAAGATGGATTGGTACATCCGCCGCACCACGACCATCAAGAAGACGGGGAGCGACCCCCAAGGCGCCACCTATCACGTGACCAGCGTGGTGCGTAACACCCTCAGCCCGTCCGTCGCCCCGACCCTGCCCAAATACATCACCTTGCATTTCGACGGCCAATCCCGGTTGAGAATGTATATTTATCCACCTAAAGGCGGCCACCTCAGCAATGTCCGCTTCTCCAACGGGACCACGCTCAAGTCCTTCCCCTTGGACGGGCGGACCATCTATCGGGCGGACCCCAGCACCCTCATGCCCGGCCAGTCGGTCACCATCGACTATGACGTGACTTGCGCCCCCGGTTCATCGAAGCTGGTCCTGGACCAATCGCCCATGGGGATCGAGGATCCGCAAGTCACCTATCAGTACTGA